In Gordonia sp. SL306, the genomic window GTCGGCCGTTCTGGCCGCACCTTCCGCCTCTGGCCGCAGCATCAGCTGCAAGCCGGAACACGGAAGTGCGGCCGGAACGCCGGGAGGTTCAGAATCGCCGGGCGGCTGAGGGGTAGGCGGCCAGCAGTTCCTCGGAACGCTGGACCGTTCCGGTGATGCCGTCGGCGCGCTGTGCGGCCAGGATCGTCGCGGCATGGCCCATGGTCTCCGGTGGCTCGACCATCTCCGGCGGGATCTCCCGTCCGCCGCCTGCGGCCTGCCAGCCCTCGGTGAGAACCACCCGGGTGGGGCTCAGACAGTTGACCGCGACGTCGTCGTCGCGAAGATCGTGTGCCAGGCCGAGATAGAGCCGCTCGACCGCTGCCTTGGACACCCAGTAGGCATTCGCGCCACGGTCGATCATCCCGACTCCGCTCGTCGTGACCGCCAGCAGGGAGCCGCCGCCCCGCGCGCGCAGATGCGGGATCGCGGCCTTGGTCACCAGGAACGTCCCGGTCAGGTTCACGTCGAGGCAGAGCTGCCATCGTTTGAGCGGTGTGGACTCCACGGGCCCGAGCCACAGCACACCTGCGTTCGCGACCACGATGTCGACGCCGCCGAACTCGTCGACGGTGGTGTCGAACGCCGCGGCCACCGATTGTTCGTCGGTGATGTCGCATGCGACCGGGAGCGCCGTACCGCCCGCCGCGGTGATCGACTGGGCAACATCGTGGATCGTGCCCGGGACGCGTCCGACCGTCTCGGTTCGGGCCGCCACCGCCACCGCGGCACCGGCCGAGGCCAGTGCCGCGGCGACGGCCGCCCCGATGCCCCGGCTCGCGCCGGCGACGAAGGCGACCTTGCCGTCGAGGACGGTCACTTCGGTGGGAAGCGCAGCGCGCCGTCGAGGCGGATGACCTCGCCGTTGAGGTAGTCGTTCGAGCAGATGTGCTCCACGAGCGCCGCGTACTCGGGCGACTGTCCCATTCGCTTGGGCCAGGGAACCTGCTTGCCCCAGTGCTCCTCCAGCTGATCGGCGTGCTTTCCGTATGCCGGGGTGTTGAACGTCCCCGGCGCGATCGTGACGACCCGGATGCCGAGGGGCGACAGGTCGCGCGCGGCGACGAGTGTCATGCCGACCACACCGCCCTTCGCCGCCGAGTACGGCAGCTGTCCGATCTGTCCCTCGTACGCTGCGATCGACGCCGTGTTCACGATCACGCCGCGGCCCGTGTCAGTCGCCTCCTGACGTGCGATCGCGGCTGCCGACAGCCGCATGACGTTGAAGACGCCGGTCAGGTAGACGTCGATGGTGGTCCGGAAACCGTCGAGATCCAAAGGACTGCCGTCTTTTCCGACGAGTCGTCCACCCGACGCCGGCCCGCCGTGGGTGTCGACGGAGATCCGCAACGGGGCGGCCTCCTCGGCCTCGGCGATCGCGGCATTGACGTCATCGGTCGATGTCGCGTCGGTGCGGACATAGCGCACGCCGAGTTCGGCCTCGAGTTCCTTGCCCTTCTCGTCGGCGAGGTCTGCCACCACCACATGTGCTCCGGCCGCGTGCAGGCGGCGGACCGTGGCCTCGCCCAGTCCGCCGGCTCCGCCGACCACCAGTGCTGAAGTGCCCGCGATATCCATTCGCATTTCCCTTCTTGCGACTAAGACTCTCTCTCTGAGAGAATAATGTTCTCATGAACATCACCATGATCCTCGAAATGACGTCAGAAGTCGATGACAGATTGGTCATCACCTCTGGCGGACGCTCCGTGACCGCGGTGGAACTCGCCGTGCTGGCGCGGCGAGCGGCACATTCGTTCGCCGGGCACTCGGCGGTGCTCTACGAAGGCGTCAACGACCTCGCCTACCCGGTGGCGCTCTTCGGGGCGGCATTCGCGGGTATCCCGTTCGTGCCGCTCAACTACCGGCTCAGCGACACCGCGCTCGCGGGACTCGAGGGCAAGCATCCCGACGCGGTGATCCTGCGATCGGGCGAGCTCGACCGCTGGCTCACCGGTCTCGACGATCGTCCCGATCCGGCACCAGACGAGCTCACCGCGGACCTGTCGGATCCCGACTCGGTCGCCGTCGTGATCTACACGAGCGGGACGACGTCGGAGCCCAAGGCGGCGGTCCTACGCCAACGGCATCTGTTGGCGTATGTGTTCAACACACTCGAGTTCAACTCCGCGGCGGTCGAGGACGCGGCGCTCGTCGCGGTGCCGCCCTATCACATCGCCGGACTCACGAACCTGATGTCCAATCTCTACACCGGCCGTCGGATCGTCTACGCGACGGGATTCGATGCCGCGCAATGGATCGACACGGTGCGATCCGAGTCGGTCACCCACGCCATGCTGGTGCCGACGATGCTCGCCCGGGTGATCGACGCGTTGCCTGCCGACGGTGTGGGGCTGCCCTCGCTGAAGAATCTCGCCTATGGCGGCGCGCGGACGCCCCGATCCGTGATCGAGGGTGCGCTGCGGGCGCTGCCGGACACGAATTTCGTGAATGCCTATGGACTCACCGAGACCGCGTCCTCGATCGCGGTGCTCGCTCCCGACGACCACCGGGTGGCCATCGAATCCGACGATGCCGCGATCCGCGGTCGTCTCGGTTCCGTGGGACGACCGCTACCCGGCATCGAGGTCACCATCCGTGACGAGAACGGCGAGCAACTGCCGGCGGGGGACGAGGGGCTCGTGTTCGTCCGGGGCGATCAGATCTCGGGTGAGTACGGCGGCCGGAGCGTGCTCGACGGCGAGGGCTGGTTTCCGACACGTGATCTCGGCCGCCTCGACGACGATGGGTACCTCTACATCGAGGGCCGGGCCGACGACACCATCATCCGGGGCGGTGAGAACATCGCGCCTGCCGAGATCGAGGACGTGTTGATGGAGCATCCCGCGGTCGCCGAGGCGGCCGTCGTCGGTGTGGCAGACCCGGAGTGGGGACAACGGCTGGTGGCCGTCGTCGTCGGCGAGGGAGACGCCGAGGAGATCAGGGCCTGGGTCCGCGACCGGTTGCGCTCGTCCAAGACGCCGGACTCGATCGTGTTCACACCCGTCCTGCCGCGCACCGAAACCGGAAAACTGCTGCGCCGCAATCTGATGAATGACCTGGCAACCGCTGAGCAGAACCCCGAACTGGAGAAGAACAATGCCTGAAGCCGTCATCGTTTCCGCTCGCCGGACGCCGATCGGAACCGCGTTCAAGGGAACACTGCGCGACACCGATGCCTTCGACCTCGCCGAACACACCGTCGCGGCCGTCGTCGAGGAGCTGGGTTCGGCCCCCGTCGACGACGTGATCCTCGGCGAGGGCCTCTACGGCGGCGGCGTGATCGCGCGTCACGCCGCGATCACGGCCGGCCTGGTCGACGTCCCGGGCCTCGCGGTCAACCGGCATTGCGCGGCCGGGCTGGCCGCGGTGCAGACCGCCGCCGGCAGCATCCGGGCAGGCATGGACACCTTGATCCTGGCCGGGGGCGTCAATTCCGCGTCCACCTCGCCGAAGTCGAAGTTCCGGGTGGGTGAGGAGTGGATCGAGCCCTGGATGTCGCCGACCCATCCCAATCAGCCTGACGCGCCGAACAAGGACATGTCGATCACCGTCGGTTGGAATTCGGCTGTTGCGGCGGGTATCTCGCGGACCGAGATGGACGAGTGGGCGCTGCGCTCGCATCGCAACGCGATCGCCGCGATCGATGCCGGGCGCTTCGACGACGAGATCGTGCCGATCAAGACCGTCCACGGTCTGTTCTCCGTCGACGAACATCCGCGGCGGGAGACGAGCATGGAGAAGCTGGCATCGCTCAAACCTCTCCACCCCGAGATCGAGGGCTTCTCCATCACCGCGGGTAACGCCAGCGGCGCGAACGACGCGGCTGCGGTACTCGCGATCGCCAGTGACGAACTCGGACTTCCGGCGCTGGCCACGGTTCGGTCGTGGGCGTCGGTGGGTGTCGATCCGGCACAGACCGGCCTGTCGCCGGTGACCGCGATCCCGAAAGCGCTGAAGCGCGCAGGACTCTCGCTGTCGGACGTCGACCTGTTCGAGATCAACGAGGCTTTCGCCGCGAACTGCGTCGCGTGCGTGAAGCTGCTCGACATCGATCCCGAGATCGTCAACGTGAGTGGCAGCGGGTGCTCGCTCGGGCACCCGGTCGCGGCGAGCGGCGCCCGGATGCTGACCACGCTGGTCTATGAATTGAGAAGGCGTGGAGGGGGTATCGGCGTCGCATCGATGTGTGCAGGCGGCGGCATCGGATCGGCTACGGTCGTCGAGGTCCATGGCTGACGAGAAATCGCTGCGCGCGTCCGTCGACGATCAGTTGGCGGCCGCGCGAGGCGGATCGGCGCGCGCGGCCGGTAAGCTGCTCACCCTCGTCGAGGGTGCCGGGCGGGACATGGTGCTGGAGGCGATCGGACCGGCAGCACAATCGATCTCCGCTATCGGGATCACCGGGCCGCCGGGTGCCGGGAAGTCCACCACCATCACGGCACTCGTCGCCGCCTATCGATCGGCGGGAAAGCGTGTCGCGGTTCTCGCGGTCGATCCGACCTCGCCGTACAGCGGAGGCGCCCTGCTGGGCGACCGGATCCGGATGACCCAGCACATCGACGACCGGGACGTGTTCATCCGGTCGATGGCGACCCGCGGCCATCTCGGGGGTCTCGCCTCTGCGGTGCCGGCCGCCATCCGGCTCCTCGAGGCACTGGACTACGACGTCGTCCTGGTCGAGACCGTGGGAGTGGGCCAGTCGGAGGTGGAGGTGTCCGCGGTCTCCGATCCCACCGTCGTCATCCTCAACCCTGGTGCGGGCGACGCGGTCCAAGCGGCGAAGGCCGGTCTGCTCGAGGTCGCCGACCTGCTGGTGGTGAACAAGGCGGATCGGGAAGGCGCCGATCAGACGGTGCGAGACCTGCGAATGGAGTCGTCGGTGCCGGTGATGACGCTCGTCGCCTCGCGGGGAGAGGGAGTGAGCGAGCTGGTGGAGGCGATCGAGAATCATCGTCGCGACGACGACCCGGTGCGCCGCGCGGCCCGATTGCGGGGCCAGATCCTGTCACTCGCGATGACCCGGCTGCGCATGCACCCGGCGTTGTCGGAGCTCGTCGACGCCGTGGTGTCCGGTGGGATGGACCCGTACACGGCGGCCGAGAAACTCATCGCCCCCGTCTAGGCCCCAACCCCTGGTTACCCCCCCCGCCGACAGCAACCCAAATTTCGCCGAGAGCAACCCGTTTCCCGCCGACAGCAACCGGCATTTCGTTGAGAGCAACCACCTGTTGCGCTGTGCGGGGTTTGGCCGAGGAGTCGGCGCACGGTCGACCACATACGGGTTGCCGTCGGCGCAATTCGTGTTGCTGTCGGCGAGGTATCGGTTGCTGTCGGCGCAATTCGTGTTGCTGTCGGCGGGGTCAGGAGAGTTCGGCGACGATCTGCGGGAGGTCGACCGAGGTGCGGATACCCGGAGCGGCCGCGCAGACGTGGCGTACCGCGTTCACCGCTCGGTTGGCGGTGTAGCCGGGCGTGGTCTCGGCCATCCGATCGAGGTCGATCGGCATGTTGATGTCGACGGACAGCGGCGCGTCACCGTCCACGACTACGCGCCATCCGGTGGCCAGGAGATCCCACCGTGGCTCGATGTCGGACGTGCAGTACCAGTTGGCGCGGAAACGGAGGATCTCCCTGCCGCCTCGCATGCCGGAGACCGTGATCCGTTGGGCGCCGACCGAACCCGCGGGCAGCGTACCCGCGGCGATCGACACCTCGCGCGTCGTCAGCCCGACCTCACCGTGTACCTCGACCGAATCCAGCGGCATCCCGATCGACTCGGCGACGAGCTGGAGCGAGGGACCGAAGCTGCCGCGGAGGTACTCCAGACGGTAGTCCTCGAATTCGCGCGCCTCGCCGCCGAAGCCCATGATGCCGAAGAGCAGGTCGGGGGAGTTCCGACGGGAGAGATCTGCGAACTCGTCGATCGCGATCTTGTCGACGCGGCGCTGGATGGAGCTGAGTACCAACGGAATCGCCTCGGTGATGAACCCCGGGCTGCTGCCGGTCGAATGGATCGACGTACCACCGGCGAGGCATGCGTGCTCGATACGCTCACGCAGGTCGGCATCCATGCTCGCGGGACGTTGGAACTCGCCGCGCGTGGTGACGATGTCGATCCCGGCCGCGAGAAGCCGGACGACGTCGTCGACGTCGAGCGCAGCGGGCATGTACAGGACGCAGTCGGGTGTCAGTGCGATGATGTCGTCGACACTGTCGGTGGCCTTCACCCCGGTCGGCGGCACTCCGCACAGATCGCCTGCATCGGCTCCGTTCTTCTCCAGAGAGGTCACGTACACCCCGACGAGATCGAGATGGGGGTGCTCGATGATCGCGCGCAGCGAGCGGGCGCCGATGTTGCCGGTGGCCCACTGGACACACCGATGGCGGCGCGGTGTGGCAGCACCCGCTACCGCGGGCGAAGTGGTCGCCGCGGTCACGACGGCATCCTGACAACTGCCTCCTGCGCGAAAGAGGCGACCAGCGAGCCACTCTCGGTGATGATGTCGCCTCGGCCGTAACACCGTCCGCCCGCGATGATCGGGCTGTCCTGTCGGATCAGGAGCCACTGGTCGGTGCGAATGGGTCGATGGAACCACATCGTGTGTGAGGTCACCGCCGAATGGAAGGCGGTTCCGTTGCCGCCCTGGCTGAATCCGTCCAACGGTCGCAGCGCCGTACCGATGATGGTGAGATCGGTGGCGTACGCGGCGACGCACGGATACGCACGGTCGTCGTCGGCCGCAGGTGTTCGCATCCACATCTCGTGATGCGGTGCGGCAGAGGCCGGGTCGTCGAGGTCGTCGAAGGACCGGTTCTCCCAGGGCAACAGTCCGACGGTGATCTCGTTGTCGGCGCCGGGCAGATCAGGGGCGGGATCGATCGTCTGGATGTCGGGCCCCTCGTCGGCGACGTGCATCGCGACTGTCGCCACGGCGATGAGTCGGTCGGTCTGGGTGGCGCTGATCTGAAGTGTGTCGAAGGAACGTCCGCGATGTCGGTGGTCGACCTGGTAGGTGACGTCCTCGTCGACCAGCCCCTCTCGCAAGAAGTTGGCGTGTATCGACCTGATGGTCTTCTCCGGGGCGGCCACGCCGGCCGCGGCCACGAACTGCGCGAGCAGCTGCCCGCCGAACAGGCGCCGATACGGGAGCGAGAGATTGGTGCCGCGGTAGCAACTCGAGGTGGACACCGAGGAAGCACCGGTGGTGGCCGAGGAACGGTCGGGGGCGCCGACACCGATCGGTGTGCAGTCATGCAATTCGAGAACGGAGATCAGCTCGCGCCAGTCAGTTGCCATGACGGCAGTGTAATCGCAGATTGCGAAAATGAGAATATGATTCTCGGGCCGTCAGGCGTCGCGACTGAATCCCTGCGCGCAGAACTCCCAGACCTCGTCGGCGGTGATGGGATGGTTGTCAGGGTCCTCGGTGGGCGCGCTCGACTGGGCGATGAACATGACCGTCTGCATGACCATCGCGGCCACGCGCCGTGGATTCAGACCCTCGCGCAGTTCGTCTTCGTCCGAAGCCTCCTCGAGGAATTCTGACAGCAGTGCGACCAGCGGCGCGTGAGCGACGCGCACCTCGGTCGGATGCGTGAGGAGAAGTTGCGGCGCGAAGTCACTGAACAAGGGCCGCTTGGCATTCGGGTCCGGTCGAGACAGCTCGAACAGCAGGGTCACCGCGACCCGGACGCGTTCGATGGGGTCCGTCTCGGTGGCCGCGGCCGCCCGGATCTGGTCGGCGGACTTGCTGAGGGCGTCCTCGAACAGGGCGAGGAGCAACTCGTGCTTGCCGTCGAACTGAAGATAGAAACTGCGCAAGGATTGTTTCGACCGCTCGACGACCTCCTGCACCGTGAACTCGGTGGTGCCCTTCTCGGTGATGATCGCCTGCGCAGCGTCGAGGAAGCGTTGCACACGCTGTTCGGCACGCAGTTTGGCGGTCTTGATCGACCGCTCGACTGCGCGCTGCTTCCATGCGGGCTCTTCGTTCGCGCTTGTCATAGCGCCCGATTCCCGCCGAGTTGCCTATGCATAGGCCGAGTTTAGCTGAGTGAACAATGCATCGCGGCGAAGGGCGCTCTACAAGTTGAAAGTGTTACATTCTGAAATGGAGAACGCTATTCTCAATTTGTGGATAGATCAGTCTCTCCGTCGTCGTCAGTCGTCGGGGCACACAGGAAGCCGAGAGGAGAGTGTCCGTGCTCGTAGAGTTCGATTCCGACCAGCGGCTATGGGGTAAGACCGTACGGGAGCTGCTGGCGAAGGAATGCTCGCCGGCATGGATCCGGCAGGTGGTCGATGAGGACGTCGATCCGGCGCCACTCTGGGCGACGTATGTCGATCAGGGCTGGACGGAACTGGTGGAACCGGCCGAATCCGTCGAGCTCGCCATCGCCCTGGAAGGCATGGGCGCGGCGACCGATCCGACGCCGTTCCTCGCGACCGTGACCCAGTTCGCGCCACTGGCCGGGGAGCTGGCCGAACCCGGCAGGACGGGTGCGGCGGTCCCGACCGGTATCACCGCACATCTCGACGACGACGGGTGGTTGCTGTCGGGTACCTGCCGGAACGTTCTCGACGGCGACCGCGCCGAGCAGTTCGCCGTGGTGACCGCTGCAGGTGTGTTCGTGATCCCCGCGGAGGTCGCCATCGTGACGCGGGTGCCGTGCTTCGATCCGCTGATGCATGTCGCTGATGTCACGTTTCCGTCTGTGCGCGTACCGGATTCACGGCGCAACCCGGTTCCCGATGTCGCTCGGGCACGTGCCGTCGCGCTGATGGGGTTGTCCATCACGATGGTCGGTGCCTGCCAGCGCATCCTCGACCTCGCGCTCGAGCATGTGACCAACCGGCAGCAGTTCGGCGTCGCGATCGGCAGCTTCCAGGCCGTGAAGCACAAGGCAGCCGACATGCACGTCGCGGTGGAGCGGGCCCGGGCTCTCGCGTACTACAGCGCGTTGACGATCGCGACCGGCAGCGCCGACATGCGGTTGGCGGCGTCGATGGCGAAAGCCTCGGCGGGAGAGTGCCAATCGCTGGTGTTCCGCAACGGCTATCAGCTGTTCGGTGCGATGGGATACACGTGGGAGAACGATCTGCAGTTCCCACTCAAGCGTGCCAAGGCAGGAGAACTGATGCTCGGCGGTTCGGACGAACACCGGGCATTGATCACCGAGGAGTATCGTGCAACTCAACTTTGACGCCGATGTCGAGGAGTTCCGGGCGGAGTTCGTCGCGTTCCTCGACGAGCATCTCCCCACCGAGGCGCAAGCCGGCCGTCGGACGAAATCCAGTTCGGACATACCGGATTGGGCCCGTGAGTGGCAACGCCTGCAATTCGATCACGGATGGCTACAGCCCGGGAATTCACCGGAGTTCGGTGGACGAAACGCCGGAATCCTGCAGCAGTACGTCCATCTCGTCGAGCTGTCACGGCGGCGCATCTACCACAGCTACAACCCGCAGGGGCTCGGCATCATCGCGGCTTCGCTGCTGACCTTCGGGACCCCGGAGCAGAAGAGCAAATGGGCGGTGCGCATCCTGCGTGCCGAGATCACGGCGTCGCTGGGGATGAGTGAGCCGGGGGCCGGCTCGGATCTGGCCTCCCTACGCACCAAGGCGCGACTCGAGGGCGACGAGTTCGTGGTGAACGGACAGAAGGTCTGGACGTCGGGAGCGCATGACGCCGACGTTCTGTTGACCTTCGTGCGCACCGACCCCGATGCGCCCAAACACAAGGGCATCAGCGCCATCCTGATCCCGACCGATCTGCCCGGCGTCACCCGCCGCCCGTTCGGGGCGATCTCGTCGCCCACGGATCTGGACTTCAACGAGGTCTTCTTCGAGGATGTGCGGGTGCCCGCCGAGAATCTGATCGGCGAGCTCAACGGGGGTTGGCACGTCGCCAACGGATCGTTGGGACACGAGCGAACCCTGTTGTGGCTCAGTTTTGCCGAGCGTCTGGAGGATCTGCTCCGCGACTACCGGCCGGAGACCGTACTCGACCGCGACCGCTACGCGACCCTCGTGATGGACTCGTATGCGCTCCGGTTGCTCGGCTCGAAGGCGCTGGGCCGGGCGGCCCGGGGTGAGCAGGATGTGCCCGCGTTGTCGGTGCTCAAGCTCATGGGTTCGGAAGCCGTGCAGAACGCGACCGAGCATGCCCTCGCCGCCTCAGGCGAGAACGGGCTGTCGCATCCCGGGCTGACCGCACCGTACAACCACATGGACCTCGAGATGCTGTACACCAGTTGGTTCGAACGCTATGCGCGCAGCTTCGGCTACACCATCGCCGGTGGCACCTCGGAGATCCAGCGGAACGTCATCGCGGAGCGAGTGCTCGGATTACCCAGGCGCTGAGTCGGTATCGATGAAGGACACAGATGAACATCTTGTATGACGTGAAGGACAAGATCGCGACTATCACGCTGAATCGTCCGGAGGTGGCCAACGCCCAGAACGCCGAGCTCCTCGACGAGCTGGACGCGGCGTGGACCAGGGCAGCCGACGATCCGGACGTCAGTGTGATCGTCCTGCGTGGCGAGGGTAAGCACTTCTCCTCCGGACACGACCTCAACGGTGGCGGCCCCAGGCCGGACAAGATCACCCTGGAGATGGTCTACGGCACCGAGGCCCGGCGATACCTCGACTACAGCCTGCGTTGGCGCAACATCCCCAAGCCGAGTATCGCTGCGGTGCAGGGTCGTTGCATCGCAGGTGGTCTTCTGCTCTGTTGGCCTTGCGACCTGATCATCGCATCGGAGGACGCCAAGTTCTCCGATCCCGTCGTGATGATGGGTATCGGTGGCGTCGAATATCACGGCCACACCTGGGAACTGGGCCCGCGCAAGGCCAAGGAGATCCTCTTCACCGGACGCCCGGTCACGGCCGTGGAGGCGGAACAGACCGGCATGGTGAACCTGGTGGTCCCACGAGATGAGCTCGATGCGCGGACCGCGGAGATGGCGGCCAGGATCGCGACCATGCCCCCGTTCGCCTTGCGCCAGGCCAAGCGGGCCGTCAACCAGACGCTCGATGTCCAGGGCTTCTATGCGGCGATCCAGTCGGTGTTCGACATCCATCAGACCGGACACGGAAATGCGCTGAGCATGAGTGGGTTTCCCGTGCTCGTCCATCTCGACG contains:
- a CDS encoding SDR family NAD(P)-dependent oxidoreductase, which encodes MTVLDGKVAFVAGASRGIGAAVAAALASAGAAVAVAARTETVGRVPGTIHDVAQSITAAGGTALPVACDITDEQSVAAAFDTTVDEFGGVDIVVANAGVLWLGPVESTPLKRWQLCLDVNLTGTFLVTKAAIPHLRARGGGSLLAVTTSGVGMIDRGANAYWVSKAAVERLYLGLAHDLRDDDVAVNCLSPTRVVLTEGWQAAGGGREIPPEMVEPPETMGHAATILAAQRADGITGTVQRSEELLAAYPSAARRF
- a CDS encoding SDR family oxidoreductase, whose protein sequence is MDIAGTSALVVGGAGGLGEATVRRLHAAGAHVVVADLADEKGKELEAELGVRYVRTDATSTDDVNAAIAEAEEAAPLRISVDTHGGPASGGRLVGKDGSPLDLDGFRTTIDVYLTGVFNVMRLSAAAIARQEATDTGRGVIVNTASIAAYEGQIGQLPYSAAKGGVVGMTLVAARDLSPLGIRVVTIAPGTFNTPAYGKHADQLEEHWGKQVPWPKRMGQSPEYAALVEHICSNDYLNGEVIRLDGALRFPPK
- a CDS encoding class I adenylate-forming enzyme family protein translates to MNITMILEMTSEVDDRLVITSGGRSVTAVELAVLARRAAHSFAGHSAVLYEGVNDLAYPVALFGAAFAGIPFVPLNYRLSDTALAGLEGKHPDAVILRSGELDRWLTGLDDRPDPAPDELTADLSDPDSVAVVIYTSGTTSEPKAAVLRQRHLLAYVFNTLEFNSAAVEDAALVAVPPYHIAGLTNLMSNLYTGRRIVYATGFDAAQWIDTVRSESVTHAMLVPTMLARVIDALPADGVGLPSLKNLAYGGARTPRSVIEGALRALPDTNFVNAYGLTETASSIAVLAPDDHRVAIESDDAAIRGRLGSVGRPLPGIEVTIRDENGEQLPAGDEGLVFVRGDQISGEYGGRSVLDGEGWFPTRDLGRLDDDGYLYIEGRADDTIIRGGENIAPAEIEDVLMEHPAVAEAAVVGVADPEWGQRLVAVVVGEGDAEEIRAWVRDRLRSSKTPDSIVFTPVLPRTETGKLLRRNLMNDLATAEQNPELEKNNA
- a CDS encoding thiolase family protein, which gives rise to MPEAVIVSARRTPIGTAFKGTLRDTDAFDLAEHTVAAVVEELGSAPVDDVILGEGLYGGGVIARHAAITAGLVDVPGLAVNRHCAAGLAAVQTAAGSIRAGMDTLILAGGVNSASTSPKSKFRVGEEWIEPWMSPTHPNQPDAPNKDMSITVGWNSAVAAGISRTEMDEWALRSHRNAIAAIDAGRFDDEIVPIKTVHGLFSVDEHPRRETSMEKLASLKPLHPEIEGFSITAGNASGANDAAAVLAIASDELGLPALATVRSWASVGVDPAQTGLSPVTAIPKALKRAGLSLSDVDLFEINEAFAANCVACVKLLDIDPEIVNVSGSGCSLGHPVAASGARMLTTLVYELRRRGGGIGVASMCAGGGIGSATVVEVHG
- the meaB gene encoding methylmalonyl Co-A mutase-associated GTPase MeaB: MADEKSLRASVDDQLAAARGGSARAAGKLLTLVEGAGRDMVLEAIGPAAQSISAIGITGPPGAGKSTTITALVAAYRSAGKRVAVLAVDPTSPYSGGALLGDRIRMTQHIDDRDVFIRSMATRGHLGGLASAVPAAIRLLEALDYDVVLVETVGVGQSEVEVSAVSDPTVVILNPGAGDAVQAAKAGLLEVADLLVVNKADREGADQTVRDLRMESSVPVMTLVASRGEGVSELVEAIENHRRDDDPVRRAARLRGQILSLAMTRLRMHPALSELVDAVVSGGMDPYTAAEKLIAPV
- a CDS encoding dihydrodipicolinate reductase; translated protein: MTAATTSPAVAGAATPRRHRCVQWATGNIGARSLRAIIEHPHLDLVGVYVTSLEKNGADAGDLCGVPPTGVKATDSVDDIIALTPDCVLYMPAALDVDDVVRLLAAGIDIVTTRGEFQRPASMDADLRERIEHACLAGGTSIHSTGSSPGFITEAIPLVLSSIQRRVDKIAIDEFADLSRRNSPDLLFGIMGFGGEAREFEDYRLEYLRGSFGPSLQLVAESIGMPLDSVEVHGEVGLTTREVSIAAGTLPAGSVGAQRITVSGMRGGREILRFRANWYCTSDIEPRWDLLATGWRVVVDGDAPLSVDINMPIDLDRMAETTPGYTANRAVNAVRHVCAAAPGIRTSVDLPQIVAELS
- a CDS encoding acyl-CoA thioesterase, whose amino-acid sequence is MATDWRELISVLELHDCTPIGVGAPDRSSATTGASSVSTSSCYRGTNLSLPYRRLFGGQLLAQFVAAAGVAAPEKTIRSIHANFLREGLVDEDVTYQVDHRHRGRSFDTLQISATQTDRLIAVATVAMHVADEGPDIQTIDPAPDLPGADNEITVGLLPWENRSFDDLDDPASAAPHHEMWMRTPAADDDRAYPCVAAYATDLTIIGTALRPLDGFSQGGNGTAFHSAVTSHTMWFHRPIRTDQWLLIRQDSPIIAGGRCYGRGDIITESGSLVASFAQEAVVRMPS
- a CDS encoding TetR/AcrR family transcriptional regulator, translating into MTSANEEPAWKQRAVERSIKTAKLRAEQRVQRFLDAAQAIITEKGTTEFTVQEVVERSKQSLRSFYLQFDGKHELLLALFEDALSKSADQIRAAAATETDPIERVRVAVTLLFELSRPDPNAKRPLFSDFAPQLLLTHPTEVRVAHAPLVALLSEFLEEASDEDELREGLNPRRVAAMVMQTVMFIAQSSAPTEDPDNHPITADEVWEFCAQGFSRDA
- a CDS encoding acyl-CoA dehydrogenase family protein; this translates as MLVEFDSDQRLWGKTVRELLAKECSPAWIRQVVDEDVDPAPLWATYVDQGWTELVEPAESVELAIALEGMGAATDPTPFLATVTQFAPLAGELAEPGRTGAAVPTGITAHLDDDGWLLSGTCRNVLDGDRAEQFAVVTAAGVFVIPAEVAIVTRVPCFDPLMHVADVTFPSVRVPDSRRNPVPDVARARAVALMGLSITMVGACQRILDLALEHVTNRQQFGVAIGSFQAVKHKAADMHVAVERARALAYYSALTIATGSADMRLAASMAKASAGECQSLVFRNGYQLFGAMGYTWENDLQFPLKRAKAGELMLGGSDEHRALITEEYRATQL
- a CDS encoding acyl-CoA dehydrogenase family protein, translated to MQLNFDADVEEFRAEFVAFLDEHLPTEAQAGRRTKSSSDIPDWAREWQRLQFDHGWLQPGNSPEFGGRNAGILQQYVHLVELSRRRIYHSYNPQGLGIIAASLLTFGTPEQKSKWAVRILRAEITASLGMSEPGAGSDLASLRTKARLEGDEFVVNGQKVWTSGAHDADVLLTFVRTDPDAPKHKGISAILIPTDLPGVTRRPFGAISSPTDLDFNEVFFEDVRVPAENLIGELNGGWHVANGSLGHERTLLWLSFAERLEDLLRDYRPETVLDRDRYATLVMDSYALRLLGSKALGRAARGEQDVPALSVLKLMGSEAVQNATEHALAASGENGLSHPGLTAPYNHMDLEMLYTSWFERYARSFGYTIAGGTSEIQRNVIAERVLGLPRR
- a CDS encoding enoyl-CoA hydratase; this translates as MNILYDVKDKIATITLNRPEVANAQNAELLDELDAAWTRAADDPDVSVIVLRGEGKHFSSGHDLNGGGPRPDKITLEMVYGTEARRYLDYSLRWRNIPKPSIAAVQGRCIAGGLLLCWPCDLIIASEDAKFSDPVVMMGIGGVEYHGHTWELGPRKAKEILFTGRPVTAVEAEQTGMVNLVVPRDELDARTAEMAARIATMPPFALRQAKRAVNQTLDVQGFYAAIQSVFDIHQTGHGNALSMSGFPVLVHLDEMKGRMS